DNA sequence from the Pedobacter schmidteae genome:
ATAAGGTTAGTACTGATAAAAAACAGATTGATTTTGTGAAAGAACGTATTCTTTCGGGAGGGGGAAATATGCTTAGTGCGGGTTCAACTGCACCTGATTTTGAAATGCTTGATAAAAACGGAAATACTGTACGACTATCGGATTTGCGTGGCAAATTTGTTTATGTTGATGTATGGGCCACCTGGTGCGGTCCTTGTGTTGAAGAAATTCCTTATATGAAGACGGCTTATGAGCAATATAAAGCCGATAGCAGGATCGTGTTTGTAAGTGTCTCCATTGATGATAACACAAACAAGTGGAAAGAAAAGTTAACTAAAGATAAGCCTGAATGGCCTCAATATATCGTTAATGGTGCCATGCAAAGTAAGTTATGCAAGGAATACCTGATTTCGGGTATTCCGCGGTTCATGCTGTTTGACAGAGAAGGGAAAATAGTGAATGTAAATGAAAAACGCCCATCCGATAAGGATTTTGTGACCTACCTTCAGCAGCAGTTAGATAAACCAAAAGAAATTGTACTTCCCGGGGGAATGAAGTTGAAAGCATTGGGTTCAAAAAGAGATCCTAAGCCAATAAATAACTAAAAATAGGAGTCTAACAATTCCTGCAGTACAACATCAAAAAAGAGCGGATTCTGCTCTTTTTTGCTTATACCTACGCTCCATTTGCATTGTAAATTAGCGAGTGGGTAGGCTTATTGTGTGGTAGATATAAAGACGTTCGCGACTAAAAGATGCTATTTTGAAAAAAAAAAGCAATTTTTTTTCAAAAGTGAGTAGTCACTTTCCTTTTACGGTGCGTCATACTATCAAACGGAGGGCCCGCCGGACAAACAAAATTTATCATTTAAGTCAATTATGAAACAAAACTTAACACCTGACGGCGTTTCTGCTAAAATAGCAGAGGTATATGCCATGACCACCGTAAACAGATTAGCAGAAGCTACTGCAATTGAAACCAGTTTTAAAACATGGATGTCCGATAACTTTAACCTGACAACTGATCAGACAACTTTTCTTAGCGGAACCAGCAGTACTGCGGCATCTGAATATGGTAAAAACTGTGGTATTGCTTTCCGCAACATGTTGGAGATTGCTTTGATTGTACCAACACCTAGAACTCCACCTACGAAATGGCTCAAAATGACGAATAACATTTTGATTGCTACGAATGGGTCGGGAGCATTTGAAGCAACAGGTTCATTAACCTTTGCCTACGAATACCGCTAATACATTAGCAAAAAAAATGGTGTGCAAGGTCAGCCTGGCTTTAACCGGGCTGACATTTTTATTTTTTTTCACTTAGCAGTAGTCACTTTGCTTTTCCCGTGCGTCATATCAATAAAGGGCTTGCCCGAAGCTAACTATGGAACCTTTGGAGGAATTATATGATAAGTACCTGGATGGTACAATTACGGATGCTGAAAAGCGGGAGCTTTTTGAGCTGATCCGCCGGTCTGATAACCAGGACCTGGCAGCACTGGCGGATAAATACCTGAGGACGGAGCCTCCAAAGGATCTGGACTATTTGCAGGAACATACCGATAGAATTTTGGAGCAGATCAAATTGCGTATTGATGAATCTGAAAGGCTTCCTGTACGCAGGTTATGGCCTCGTATAGTGGCTGCTGCTGCGATTTTACTGGTGGTGGGTTGGGGAGTAATGTTTTACATGAATAATCAGAAACCTGCAATAAATGTGGAGGCTGCGTATGCGAATGATGTGGCGCCTGGAAAGATGGGGGCGACTTTGACTTTAGCGAGTGGAGAAAAAATAAAGCTTTCGGATGCGGCTGAAGGGGAGATTGCAAAACAGGCGGGGATCACGGTGGAAAAGACTGCTGATGGGCAGCTGGTGTACCATATGGGGGCTGGCTCGGGGGAGTCTGGAGGAACTTATAACACGCTGTCTACGGCTAAGGGGGAAACTTATATTTTGACCTTGCCGGATAAATCAAAGGTTTGGCTTAACGCTGCTTCAAGTTTAACTTATTCTGCCGGCTTAAATGAGCGTGGGTTGCGCAGGGTAAGACTTGAAGGTGAGGCTTATTTCGAGGTTTTTAAGGATAAACAGCGTCCTTTTATCGTGGAGAGCAGAGGGCAGCAGGTGGAGGTGTTGGGTACGCATTTTAATGTGAGCAGTTACGGGGATGAGGCTTTTGTGGCGACGACTTTGATTGAGGGGTCGGTCCGCGTGTCGTTATTGCGAGGCACGAAGCAATCTAATGCTACGCCGGGGAATAATGATTACGTAATATTGAAACCAGGACAACAGGCCATTAACGCAGATCATGTCAGGTTGGTAGTAAAAGATGTAGAAACAGATGAAGCTGTGGCCTGGAAGAATGGAGAGTTTCTATTTAATAAAGAGCCTTTGGAAAGTATAATGCTTAAAATTTCAAGGTGGTACGACGTAAAAATAAAATATGAGGATAACCAAATGAAGAACAGAGTATTTTGGGCCTCTGTTACCCGCTCCGGAAAGATAACTGATATATTAAAAGTTCTCGAATTAACAGGGGATGTACATTTTGAAATTGAAGGGAGGACTATTATTGTAAAACCATAACATAGCCAAAATCCAAAAAAAGCCAGTAGTGGTGGAATACTACTGGCTAAATCCTGGATTAAAGTAATAAAATTCGACTAGTATCAACTTAATACCAAGACTAAACAAATGTATATAAATTATATCAGGAAACGAGGTAGAAGGCCTCTTTTCCTTAAAATGCTTTTAGTTATGCGACTCACTATTGTACTCATAATTACCTTCATTATACAAGCCAGCGCATCGGGATTTGCACAGCAAATAACGTTTAAGGGGAAAAATGTGTCGCTTCAGCAGGTTTTTAAAGCCATAAAAGCTCAAACCGGTTATAATATTGTTGTCACCGGAACTAATCTGGATAAATCTAAGTCGGTAACAATCGACTTAAAGAATACTCCACTTAAGGAAGCCTTGCAGCGTATTTTTTCAAACCAACCGCTTACTTACGAAATTGTTGGAAAAACCATTGCCATCAGTGAAAAGCAAGAACCCACATCATCTGTTAGCCCTCAACAGAACATTTCCGGAACCGTCACGAATGAACGCGGTGAGCCACTGCCCGGAGTTACAGTAACAGTCAAAGAGACCGATCGCCAGACTGCCACCGACAGCAAAGGAAATTTCACGATAAACGCTAACTCCAACCAAGTGTTGGTTTTTACTTTTTTGGGCTATAATGCTGAGGAGAAAAAAATAGACTCCAGAAGGGTAATTGATGTTATCCTGATTGAAAGTGTGGACTTACTAAATCAGGTGCAGATCATTGCCTATGGCTCCACTACCCGACGCTTAAATACCGGATCGGTTGCAAAAATTTCAGCCAAGGAAATAGCGCAACAGCCTGTAAGTAATCCGTTAGCGGCACTTTCAGGACGTATGCCTGGTTTGGTTGTAACGCAAAGCTCAGGCGTAAGCGGTTCATCTTTCAGTTTGCAGGTGCGTGGACGTAACTCGCTGGCACAAGGTTCCGAGCCTTTGATCTTGATTGACGGCATACCCTTTGCTCCACAAAATCAAGGTATTAACGTACTAGGCTCAGCCATAACACAGCAAAGTACTGCGACACTAAGTCCCTTTACGACTATAAACCCAGCAGATGTTGAAAGTATCGATGTACTGAAAGATGCCGACGCTACTGCTATTTACGGAAGTCGCGGAGCAAATGGGGTAATACTCATTACAACCAAAAAAGGTAAAGCGGGTAAAACACAAATAACCGCGAATGTAAGCCAGGGAATAATGAAAGCAACACGAGGTATGCAGTTGATGAATACTGAACAGTATTTAACCATGCGCCGTGAGGCATTCACCAATAGCGGAACCACTCCAACTAATTCCAGTGCACCTGACCTCACTATTTGGGATCAGAAGCGTTACACTGACCTTTGGAAAGAACTACTTGGTAATACCGGGCACGCTACTAATGCTCAGCTTTCCCTTTCGGGTGGTGGTAATTCGGTACAATTCTTAATTAGTGGTGGGTACAACCGTGAAACCAATGTGTTTCCTGGCGAGCAACCTAACGACCGTGGTAATGGTAGTTTTAGCCTAGCGCATACGTCCGCAAACCAGAAGCTTAACGTAACCCTTTCGGGTGGTTTTTCAGCAACAAGAAATACCTCCAATGCAAGCGATTTGACTTATTATACTTTTCTACCACCAAACATTCCTAACTTTTTTAATGCTGATGGTTCCCTAAAATGGAGCGAAGACGGTATTGAATATGAAAATCCCTATGCCTATTTAAAGCAAACTTACCAGGCTAAAAGTAACAGTCTTAATAGTAGTTTAAACCTTTCTTACCAGATCATAGACGGTTTATCTGCCAAGTTATTGGCGGGTTATAACCAGTTAATTGCAAAAGATTTTTCTGGTCTGCCAAAGTCTTCGAATGCTCCAAGTAATATATCCGAAAGTCGTGCCTCGCATGGAACCAACGATTTCACCAGTTGGAATATTGAGCCACAACTCAGCTACAAAAGAACAATTTGGAAAGGCACGTTGGACGTACTAGCAGGAACTACTTTTCACAGAAAACAAAATGAGAATACCTACCTGTTACTGTCAGGTTTTGCTAGTGAAGCGCTAATGCCTTCAATTCAGGCCGCCACCACGGTTGTGGGAAAAGTAGATAATACAACTGACTATAAATATTCAGCCATTTTTAGCAGGATAAACTACAATATTTCTGACAAGTATTTAATAAACTTTACTGGACGACGTGATGGTAGTAGTCGTTTTGGTCCTGGTAATCGTTTTGCAAATTTTGGTGCTGTTGGTACTGCATGGATTATTTCGGCTGAAAAATGGATGGATAAACTAAAACCAATTATAAGTTTCTTTAAGATAAGGGGCAGTTATGGTATAACCGGCAATGACCAGATCGGTGATTATAAGTACTTAGATACTTGGGGCGCTGCTGCTTCGACCTATCAGGGAACTGCTACACTATATCAAACAGGGTTGTTTAATGCTAGTTATGGCTGGGAGCGGAACAGAAAAAAAGAAGGTGCTATTGATCTTGGCTTTTGGAATGACCACATTTTAGCCAGCGTAAGTTATTACCACAATCGTAGTGATAACCAGTTGGTACAATATAAACTTCCATTTACTACAGGTTTTTCTTCAATAACAAGAAACCTACCAGCCATAATTGACAATTCAGGTTGGGAATTCCAACTTTCAGCAAGGATATTAGAAAAGCAAAAGTTATCATGGAAAGTAAATGCAAACATCACCCTGCCAAAAAACAAATTGGTTGCTTTTCCTGAATTAGCAACATCTACATATGCTTCTTTATATGAAGTAGGTCAATCCCTTAATCTACTCAAAGTATATACTTCAAAAGGAATAGACCCAAATGCGGGATTATTTGTTTACAACGACATAGATGGAAATGGGGTTTTTACCTCTGCTGATTATAATGTTTTAGGCAGCACCGATCCTAAGTATTATGGCGGTATTGGAACCAACATTTCTTATGCTGGATTAGAACTAGATGTATTTGCCGATTTCCGTAAACAGACCGGAAATAATTTTTTAAACTCCGTTTATAGCCGTCGGAATGTAGGCGGAACAATGATTAATCAGCCAATACAATTATTAGATAGATGGATTAGCCCTACTCAAATGGGAACTTATGAAAAATATATGACAAGTGCCACAAGCATGGTCTCAAACTTTGCACTTTCAGAATTAGCTTATAGTGATCAATCATTTATTCGATTACGCACCATTTCACTGGCTTATAATTTACCTTCCAGAATACTTTCAATAACCAAAGCACAACAATGCAGAATTTATTTTCAGGGACAAAATTTGCTTACCAGTAGCAAAACAAAGGGATATAATCCGGAAACCCAACGCCTTTACGGTCTGGCACCATTAAAGGTATTCAATGCCGGGATTCAGATTACCTATTAATCCGTAAGAAATGAAAAAACTTAATTTAAAATATAAAGTACTTTTTGGAATTGCCATCTGCCTATCTGCGTGTAGTAGGTTCGTTGAAGTAGAGGCTCCAAGCAATCGTATCACTGGCGATGTAGTCTTTCTGGAAGATGCTACCGCAACGGCGGCTGTAAATGGGCGTTACGCGAAATTTATAGAGACGAACCGTCATTATATCAACGGTGGTCTTTCTATGTTCCTGGCGATGTATGCTGATGAAACCACTACAAATCAAACCACGGTAGAATATAGAGATTTCGTAAATGCTACGCTTACTTCGGGAAACTCGATTATCTATAACAATTTTTGGAGAACAGCCTATGAAAATATTTACCAGATAAACCGATGCTTAGTTGGATTACAAAATGCTACTACATTGACACCCACGGTTAAAAACCAGCTACAGGGGGAATGCTATTTTTTGCGAGCTTTTTGTTACTTCTATCTAACAAATCTGTTTGGCGATGTTCCACTAAGCACCGAAGTAAATTACGAAAGCAATTCAATGCTCTCCCGTACTAGTACTACAGCGGTATATACGCAAATGAAAGAGGATTTATTAAAGGCGAGAGACCTGCTTAAACCAGGATACCCAACTAGTGGAAAATTTCGTGCTAATAAGTATGTAGCCACGGCACTTTTGGCAAGGGTTTGTTTATATGCGGAGCAGTGGCAGGATGCCGAAACATATAGTACGGAGGTAATCAATTCAGGGCTGTATGGCTTACCAAGCCCTGCAACAGCTTTTTTAGAAGCTAGTTCCGAAGCAATTTGGCAATTGACAATTGACGGACAAATTTTTAATACTATTGAAGGTAACGTTTTTGTTCCGTCAGCTACAGGCACTACTTTACCCCAATATCCACTTACTACTAGTTTAAAAAATGTTTTTGAAAGTACCGACTTGCGTTTAGCGAATTGGGTTGGTAGTAAAACAGTTAGCGGTATTACATATTATTATCCAGCCAAGTATAAAAACAGGGGAACAACAACAAACCCAAAAACAGAACAACCTATTGTTTTACGTTTGGGTGAACAATATTTAGTTCGCGCAGAAGCAAGATTTAAACAGAACAATCTTAGCGGAGCAGTTGATGATTTGAAGATAATCCGAAACCGGGCGGGTTTAACAACCAACATTAGTACCAATGATCCTGTAGAGGTTCAAAAAGCAATGATGAAGGAACGAAGAACCGAACTCTTTGCTGAGTATGGGCATAGATGGTTTGATTTGAAACGCACCGGAAACTTAGATGCGACATTAAGCTATAAACCAGAATGGCAATCAACCGATAGGTTGTTCCCAATTCCACAGGCAGAAATTTTAACAAACACAAACCTAACCCCAAACCCAGGATATTAAGATGAAAACAAGAATATTAGCCATAGTATTAGCCTTA
Encoded proteins:
- a CDS encoding FecR domain-containing protein; this encodes MEPLEELYDKYLDGTITDAEKRELFELIRRSDNQDLAALADKYLRTEPPKDLDYLQEHTDRILEQIKLRIDESERLPVRRLWPRIVAAAAILLVVGWGVMFYMNNQKPAINVEAAYANDVAPGKMGATLTLASGEKIKLSDAAEGEIAKQAGITVEKTADGQLVYHMGAGSGESGGTYNTLSTAKGETYILTLPDKSKVWLNAASSLTYSAGLNERGLRRVRLEGEAYFEVFKDKQRPFIVESRGQQVEVLGTHFNVSSYGDEAFVATTLIEGSVRVSLLRGTKQSNATPGNNDYVILKPGQQAINADHVRLVVKDVETDEAVAWKNGEFLFNKEPLESIMLKISRWYDVKIKYEDNQMKNRVFWASVTRSGKITDILKVLELTGDVHFEIEGRTIIVKP
- a CDS encoding SusC/RagA family TonB-linked outer membrane protein, with protein sequence MRLTIVLIITFIIQASASGFAQQITFKGKNVSLQQVFKAIKAQTGYNIVVTGTNLDKSKSVTIDLKNTPLKEALQRIFSNQPLTYEIVGKTIAISEKQEPTSSVSPQQNISGTVTNERGEPLPGVTVTVKETDRQTATDSKGNFTINANSNQVLVFTFLGYNAEEKKIDSRRVIDVILIESVDLLNQVQIIAYGSTTRRLNTGSVAKISAKEIAQQPVSNPLAALSGRMPGLVVTQSSGVSGSSFSLQVRGRNSLAQGSEPLILIDGIPFAPQNQGINVLGSAITQQSTATLSPFTTINPADVESIDVLKDADATAIYGSRGANGVILITTKKGKAGKTQITANVSQGIMKATRGMQLMNTEQYLTMRREAFTNSGTTPTNSSAPDLTIWDQKRYTDLWKELLGNTGHATNAQLSLSGGGNSVQFLISGGYNRETNVFPGEQPNDRGNGSFSLAHTSANQKLNVTLSGGFSATRNTSNASDLTYYTFLPPNIPNFFNADGSLKWSEDGIEYENPYAYLKQTYQAKSNSLNSSLNLSYQIIDGLSAKLLAGYNQLIAKDFSGLPKSSNAPSNISESRASHGTNDFTSWNIEPQLSYKRTIWKGTLDVLAGTTFHRKQNENTYLLLSGFASEALMPSIQAATTVVGKVDNTTDYKYSAIFSRINYNISDKYLINFTGRRDGSSRFGPGNRFANFGAVGTAWIISAEKWMDKLKPIISFFKIRGSYGITGNDQIGDYKYLDTWGAAASTYQGTATLYQTGLFNASYGWERNRKKEGAIDLGFWNDHILASVSYYHNRSDNQLVQYKLPFTTGFSSITRNLPAIIDNSGWEFQLSARILEKQKLSWKVNANITLPKNKLVAFPELATSTYASLYEVGQSLNLLKVYTSKGIDPNAGLFVYNDIDGNGVFTSADYNVLGSTDPKYYGGIGTNISYAGLELDVFADFRKQTGNNFLNSVYSRRNVGGTMINQPIQLLDRWISPTQMGTYEKYMTSATSMVSNFALSELAYSDQSFIRLRTISLAYNLPSRILSITKAQQCRIYFQGQNLLTSSKTKGYNPETQRLYGLAPLKVFNAGIQITY
- a CDS encoding RagB/SusD family nutrient uptake outer membrane protein encodes the protein MKKLNLKYKVLFGIAICLSACSRFVEVEAPSNRITGDVVFLEDATATAAVNGRYAKFIETNRHYINGGLSMFLAMYADETTTNQTTVEYRDFVNATLTSGNSIIYNNFWRTAYENIYQINRCLVGLQNATTLTPTVKNQLQGECYFLRAFCYFYLTNLFGDVPLSTEVNYESNSMLSRTSTTAVYTQMKEDLLKARDLLKPGYPTSGKFRANKYVATALLARVCLYAEQWQDAETYSTEVINSGLYGLPSPATAFLEASSEAIWQLTIDGQIFNTIEGNVFVPSATGTTLPQYPLTTSLKNVFESTDLRLANWVGSKTVSGITYYYPAKYKNRGTTTNPKTEQPIVLRLGEQYLVRAEARFKQNNLSGAVDDLKIIRNRAGLTTNISTNDPVEVQKAMMKERRTELFAEYGHRWFDLKRTGNLDATLSYKPEWQSTDRLFPIPQAEILTNTNLTPNPGY